From Candidatus Anaeroferrophillus wilburensis, one genomic window encodes:
- a CDS encoding GGDEF domain-containing protein: MVKTILQLIQQARESAQALWAPMLAKRRPFLAGHQLAFSGIPFSQAEMMYQADHEVAGGSQPQPLKFIQHFFNAMSNTHQDTLLTTAGSLLLQLAGNRKIVFVEYDHGSLILHTPGPLIEADSPFGQQILKAGKACYRKTGEPITGFAIQSLEGFSQASQISASHDHLSQPVGPHEIGPEHLLAAFFAGDKDQWQWSRETDQLLNFCLQHVAIRMREIQTLTELRSNANTDPLTGVHNRRFFHQTLTRESERASRHHQPLSLIMLDIDHFKTVNDTFGHLTGDHILQQVSTLARESIRTIDTISRYGGEEFVVILPQTAITDAAVIAERLRTRIARFPFLGPGDKPLAITASLGVACWPGSGCLSRQGTELVQAADRALYAAKDTGRNRTCTAPSQPLAGTGSKRKAVVFVPPAC; encoded by the coding sequence ATGGTAAAAACCATTTTGCAGCTTATCCAGCAGGCCAGGGAAAGCGCTCAGGCGCTGTGGGCTCCCATGCTGGCAAAAAGGCGGCCGTTCCTGGCCGGCCACCAGTTGGCCTTTTCCGGTATTCCTTTCAGTCAAGCGGAGATGATGTACCAGGCAGACCATGAGGTTGCCGGCGGCAGCCAGCCGCAGCCACTGAAGTTCATTCAGCACTTTTTCAACGCCATGAGCAACACCCATCAGGATACCCTGCTGACAACCGCCGGCAGCTTATTGCTCCAGCTGGCCGGCAACCGAAAGATCGTTTTTGTCGAATACGACCATGGCAGCCTGATTCTTCATACCCCTGGCCCGCTGATTGAGGCAGACTCTCCCTTCGGCCAACAAATCCTCAAGGCCGGCAAAGCCTGCTACCGAAAAACCGGCGAACCGATAACCGGATTTGCCATACAGAGCCTGGAAGGCTTTTCCCAAGCCAGCCAGATCAGTGCATCACATGATCACCTCAGCCAGCCGGTCGGCCCCCATGAAATCGGCCCGGAGCATCTGTTGGCCGCCTTCTTTGCCGGTGATAAAGACCAATGGCAGTGGTCCCGGGAAACCGACCAACTGCTCAATTTCTGCCTGCAGCACGTGGCCATCCGCATGCGGGAAATTCAAACCCTGACGGAACTGCGCAGCAACGCCAACACCGACCCCCTCACCGGGGTGCATAACCGACGCTTTTTTCACCAGACGTTGACCAGGGAAAGCGAGCGGGCCAGCCGGCACCATCAGCCCCTTTCCCTGATTATGCTCGATATCGATCACTTCAAAACCGTCAATGATACCTTCGGACACCTCACCGGCGACCATATTCTGCAGCAGGTTAGCACTCTTGCCAGAGAAAGTATTCGTACCATTGACACCATCAGCCGCTACGGTGGCGAAGAGTTTGTGGTCATTCTGCCGCAGACGGCAATCACCGACGCCGCCGTTATCGCCGAGCGGCTGCGCACCAGGATTGCCCGGTTTCCATTCCTGGGACCGGGCGATAAGCCGCTGGCCATCACTGCCAGCCTCGGGGTGGCCTGCTGGCCGGGAAGCGGCTGCCTCAGCCGCCAGGGAACGGAACTGGTGCAGGCCGCCGACCGGGCCCTCTATGCCGCCAAAGATACCGGCCGCAACCGTACCTGCACCGCCCCCAGTCAGCCGCTGGCGGGCACTGGCAGCAAGAGAAAAGCGGTTGTCTTTGTACCGCCGGCATGCTAG
- a CDS encoding Type II secretion system (T2SS), protein M subtype b, with amino-acid sequence MASGGRRLSLLSFRKGWPVNRRGLLTSMAAVLLLVVLGQQGMQAYTMKSQALEEEIALRQLQYDKYSRIIRKSKDYLALNKALEKFRQDLLQSSFVWDETPSLSEARFQNLIKELAAANQVNVRLTKVLPRKTVDGLTLLQLNVNCRAEIGAIRDFLLAVQKNSHYLFFHKLEIKTISRREKRYYYLNAELMALTGSLSE; translated from the coding sequence GTGGCATCGGGAGGCAGAAGACTATCATTGCTGAGTTTCAGGAAAGGCTGGCCGGTAAACCGGCGGGGATTGTTGACCAGTATGGCTGCCGTGCTGCTGCTGGTGGTCCTGGGGCAGCAGGGGATGCAGGCCTATACGATGAAATCACAGGCGCTGGAGGAAGAGATTGCTCTGCGCCAGCTGCAATATGACAAATACAGCCGGATTATCAGAAAGAGTAAAGATTATCTGGCGCTCAATAAGGCTCTGGAGAAATTCCGCCAGGATCTTTTGCAAAGCAGCTTTGTTTGGGACGAAACCCCGTCACTGTCCGAAGCCCGATTCCAGAACCTGATCAAGGAGCTTGCCGCTGCCAACCAGGTTAATGTGCGGTTGACCAAGGTGTTGCCTCGTAAAACCGTCGATGGTCTGACCCTGCTGCAGCTGAACGTTAACTGCCGGGCGGAGATCGGTGCAATCCGCGATTTTCTCCTGGCTGTGCAAAAGAATTCTCACTACCTGTTTTTCCATAAACTGGAGATTAAAACCATCAGCCGGCGGGAAAAACGATACTACTATCTCAATGCTGAACTGATGGCCTTGACCGGCAGTCTGAGCGAATGA
- a CDS encoding PilZ domain-containing protein, with protein sequence MEQQDRRLFNRLSVSLLFRCQTLTGEESLPALTTLAAEENPLSSWFADLRPSPPAAFVETDDNGYYRKMSTYLEVVERKISLLSTMAYHPEVRDFFLQQPTALGLSATGISFTVPTAYQPGTILALTLFLPHAALLFSCRGKVLRTTPRETSDQQQSHLIAAQFIDLPKGLEDEISRFLILTERKRLNNTRQNDEKKA encoded by the coding sequence ATGGAACAACAAGACCGACGCCTTTTCAACCGCCTCTCCGTCAGCCTGCTGTTTCGCTGTCAAACCCTGACAGGAGAAGAATCGCTCCCGGCCTTGACAACCCTGGCCGCTGAGGAGAACCCGTTATCCTCCTGGTTTGCCGACCTGCGGCCCTCGCCGCCGGCCGCCTTTGTGGAAACCGACGATAACGGCTACTACCGGAAGATGTCCACCTACCTGGAGGTGGTTGAACGGAAGATCTCCCTGCTCAGCACCATGGCTTACCATCCGGAAGTGCGGGATTTTTTCCTCCAGCAGCCGACCGCCCTCGGTCTCAGCGCCACCGGCATCTCCTTCACGGTACCAACAGCCTATCAACCAGGCACCATACTCGCACTGACCCTTTTTCTTCCCCATGCAGCCCTGCTGTTCTCCTGCCGGGGCAAGGTCCTGCGGACCACCCCCCGGGAGACCAGTGACCAGCAGCAGAGTCACCTGATTGCCGCCCAGTTTATCGATCTGCCCAAAGGCCTGGAAGATGAGATTTCCCGCTTTCTGATTCTAACCGAAAGAAAACGGCTCAACAACACCCGCCAGAATGATGAAAAAAAAGCGTAA
- a CDS encoding flagellar protein FlaG has protein sequence MEVAMLQTHKATAEMVVPIASRAADVPVISRPNFAKPAEQTENKALLSAAELKEQVKETTDSLNEMSTLLKYGIRFGFDDQASEMLVNVIEVQTDRVIRQIPSKEILAMRAKMAEMVGLLVDQEV, from the coding sequence ATGGAAGTCGCCATGCTCCAGACCCATAAAGCCACCGCTGAGATGGTGGTGCCGATCGCCAGCCGAGCTGCCGATGTACCGGTGATTTCTCGTCCCAATTTTGCCAAACCAGCAGAACAGACAGAAAATAAAGCGCTTCTTTCAGCAGCCGAACTCAAAGAGCAGGTCAAGGAAACCACCGACTCCCTCAATGAAATGTCCACCCTGCTCAAGTACGGCATTCGCTTCGGCTTTGATGATCAGGCCAGTGAGATGCTGGTCAACGTCATCGAGGTGCAAACCGATCGGGTCATTCGCCAGATTCCCTCCAAGGAAATTTTGGCCATGCGGGCCAAAATGGCCGAGATGGTCGGTCTGCTGGTGGATCAGGAAGTGTAA
- the gspD gene encoding type II secretion system secretin GspD yields the protein MVMMKKSRLFLVLLAVLLSCSSCALYEPSVRHDSAVAGEVFSYEKPASAATGMADAAEDGTLSDTLSRQGEEIRLLEERQQQFNERLAAVSTAPGRVAGEQKKTSSKAAKVSSRQKVAFHFDSADLLDVVRMFMELLDCDYLLHPEVGGKVTMEFEEELDGEGLLDLFRGVLRTQGAAIIEQDKVLEILPLSSVPGAIDSQGLVLDAGAGPVRGQAIKAFHLSFISPLELTKVITPFLSKGALVNAHEGSGILLVSDYPHSLAKISRLVELFDVSAFAGLQMKMYQLQHVEAEAMAQELDGLAKSVGLSAEQQKSANGALSFLPFPRLNLLLALSRNGQLMEFADLWISELDRELALPIKEEKHEGVFVYYVQNGVAANIIEVLQGLFGEGNTEAAEQAKKDKAEVPQGVKRLTSGLEKEAPQKVPPEAVSGTLDGPVNFVVDETTNAILVRSLGSDYRKILPVIKKLDLFPRQVLIETTIAEVLLDESTKLGIEWQYLANGLLGTSATGTVSLDSGLGVISGSGTSLIGSGFSYLVSNTGRFTAMVRALADQNRVNVLSSPHVLASDNQPARIDIGEEVPIVTSEYRTNEATSTATTVDKTIQYRDTGIILEVTPHINENGMVRMEIRQEVSELSDKTVEGVNSPIFRKRVATTTLAVKDQQTIVIGGLISQSKSKTASGLPGLRRIPGLKYLFGYEGKAYESAELMIFITPHVISSEDDSTFVSKNFITRLEKIKDLIN from the coding sequence ATGGTTATGATGAAGAAGAGTCGTTTGTTTCTTGTTCTCCTGGCGGTCCTGTTAAGCTGTTCCTCTTGTGCCCTTTACGAGCCGTCGGTGCGCCATGATTCGGCGGTTGCCGGGGAGGTGTTCAGCTATGAAAAGCCGGCTTCGGCGGCGACCGGGATGGCCGACGCAGCCGAAGATGGTACTCTGAGTGACACGTTGTCCCGCCAGGGAGAGGAGATCCGTCTGTTGGAGGAACGCCAGCAGCAGTTCAATGAGCGGCTGGCGGCGGTGAGCACTGCCCCTGGTCGGGTTGCCGGTGAGCAGAAAAAAACCTCATCGAAAGCGGCCAAGGTTTCCAGCCGGCAAAAGGTTGCGTTTCATTTTGATAGCGCCGACTTATTGGATGTGGTGCGCATGTTCATGGAGTTGCTTGATTGCGACTATCTTCTTCACCCTGAGGTGGGCGGCAAGGTGACGATGGAATTTGAGGAGGAGCTTGACGGCGAAGGGCTGCTTGATCTTTTCCGCGGCGTTTTGCGCACCCAGGGGGCGGCGATTATTGAACAGGACAAGGTGCTCGAGATTCTGCCCCTCTCGTCGGTTCCCGGGGCCATTGACAGCCAGGGCCTGGTGCTTGATGCCGGTGCCGGGCCGGTACGCGGCCAAGCAATCAAGGCGTTTCACCTGAGCTTTATCAGTCCGCTGGAACTGACCAAGGTAATCACCCCTTTTCTCAGCAAGGGAGCGCTGGTCAATGCCCATGAAGGCAGCGGCATCCTGCTGGTCAGTGACTACCCCCACAGCCTGGCCAAAATCTCGCGACTGGTGGAACTGTTTGATGTCAGCGCCTTTGCCGGTCTGCAGATGAAAATGTACCAACTCCAGCATGTGGAAGCGGAAGCCATGGCCCAGGAGCTTGATGGGCTGGCAAAATCGGTCGGCCTGTCAGCCGAGCAGCAGAAAAGTGCCAACGGTGCCCTCTCGTTCCTGCCTTTTCCCCGCCTCAACCTGCTGCTGGCCTTGTCCCGCAACGGCCAATTGATGGAGTTTGCCGATTTGTGGATTAGCGAGCTGGATCGGGAACTGGCCCTGCCCATCAAAGAGGAGAAGCACGAGGGGGTGTTTGTCTACTATGTCCAGAACGGCGTGGCGGCCAACATCATTGAAGTGTTGCAGGGGTTGTTCGGTGAGGGCAATACCGAGGCCGCAGAACAGGCTAAAAAAGACAAGGCTGAGGTCCCCCAGGGAGTCAAGAGGCTGACCAGCGGCCTGGAGAAGGAGGCGCCGCAGAAAGTGCCGCCTGAGGCGGTGAGCGGCACGCTGGACGGGCCGGTCAATTTTGTCGTCGATGAAACCACCAATGCCATCCTGGTGCGCTCGTTGGGGTCTGATTACCGCAAGATTTTGCCGGTAATCAAAAAACTGGATCTCTTCCCCCGCCAGGTTCTTATTGAAACCACCATTGCCGAGGTGCTCCTGGATGAATCGACCAAGCTGGGGATTGAGTGGCAGTATCTGGCCAATGGTCTGCTCGGTACCAGTGCCACGGGTACGGTCAGTCTTGATTCCGGTCTTGGCGTCATCAGCGGTTCCGGGACCAGCCTGATCGGTTCCGGGTTTTCCTACCTGGTGAGCAACACCGGCCGGTTCACCGCCATGGTTCGGGCCCTGGCTGACCAGAACCGGGTCAACGTCCTGTCATCGCCCCATGTCCTGGCTTCCGATAATCAGCCGGCCAGGATTGATATCGGTGAAGAGGTTCCCATTGTTACCTCGGAATACCGCACCAACGAGGCGACCTCAACGGCGACCACGGTTGACAAGACAATCCAGTACCGGGATACGGGGATTATTCTTGAGGTGACCCCCCACATCAATGAAAATGGCATGGTGCGGATGGAGATCCGCCAGGAGGTCAGTGAGTTGTCCGACAAGACGGTTGAAGGGGTTAATTCGCCGATTTTCCGCAAACGGGTGGCGACCACGACGCTGGCGGTCAAGGACCAGCAGACCATCGTCATCGGCGGCCTGATCAGTCAGTCCAAAAGCAAGACAGCCAGCGGTCTGCCGGGGCTCAGGCGGATACCGGGGCTGAAATATCTGTTCGGCTATGAGGGTAAAGCTTATGAGAGCGCCGAACTGATGATCTTTATCACTCCCCATGTCATCAGCAGCGAGGATGACAGCACGTTTGTCAGCAAAAACTTCATCACCCGTCTTGAAAAAATCAAAGACCTGATAAACTGA
- a CDS encoding GerMN domain-containing protein produces the protein MMKKKRKISKKKHPKATSTRPSLFTFLLIFCLGVGLAFAAVYHFPRLAPRNLKPTIRQAAATIQQWKEKLWPTPDSTSRRPATGTSTSRPITAKQAHTTPPPATLYVTLYKASPDYSSLTTTTKLLQQDNDRQRLARQIFSELTRNEPGAKSPLPPGVKLLAVDFSGRVITLNLSPEIATELANSGSSDEIQAVYGLVNTYLKNFPDCTEVKITVAGRSVKTLAGHLDIEKPLQFFPL, from the coding sequence ATGATGAAAAAAAAGCGTAAGATCAGCAAAAAAAAGCATCCGAAAGCAACCAGCACCAGGCCGTCCCTGTTCACCTTCCTGTTGATCTTCTGCCTGGGCGTGGGCCTTGCCTTTGCCGCCGTCTACCATTTTCCCCGCCTGGCCCCCAGAAACCTGAAACCCACCATCCGGCAGGCAGCGGCAACCATTCAGCAGTGGAAGGAAAAACTCTGGCCGACACCTGACTCGACGTCAAGACGACCGGCAACAGGTACTTCGACATCTCGGCCGATAACGGCAAAACAAGCACATACAACCCCTCCCCCGGCAACCCTGTATGTCACCCTTTACAAAGCAAGCCCGGACTACAGCAGCCTCACCACCACCACCAAGCTCCTGCAGCAGGACAACGACCGCCAACGGCTGGCCAGGCAGATTTTCAGCGAACTGACCCGTAACGAACCAGGAGCAAAATCACCGCTGCCGCCGGGGGTCAAACTGTTAGCGGTTGATTTTTCCGGCAGGGTCATCACCCTCAACCTGTCGCCGGAGATTGCCACTGAACTGGCCAACAGTGGCAGCAGCGACGAAATCCAGGCGGTCTATGGCCTGGTGAATACCTATCTGAAGAATTTTCCCGATTGTACCGAAGTTAAGATTACCGTCGCCGGCCGCTCGGTGAAAACCCTGGCCGGCCATCTGGATATTGAAAAACCGCTGCAATTCTTCCCCCTTTAA
- a CDS encoding flagellin B (FlaB; structural flagella protein; in Helicobacter flagella are composed of flagellin A and flagellin B; the amounts of each seem to be controlled by environmental conditions), with amino-acid sequence MALKINTNIAALNAHRNMIKTDSALSQSLERLSSGLRINKAADDASGMQIADSLKAQAMGLGQAVTNANDGIAVVQVADGALEESINIVNTIRTKALQAASDGQSTDSRAAIQRDVSKLLEAMNNIANNTAFNGQTLLKGDFQNKFFQVGAYANQTVSVSIANADASHVGRLATTNSGTMGTSVVTADLVADATPATGEWASTVGAGVTLNGVNLGGYLSAQGTSQLSAKGLAAAINAVSSTTGVDATVVTEWTGTGAVAAGTVADGGIIINGVSIGAISVSTNDASGTLEAAINAQTGSTGVSASTDASGLLTLTAEDGRNIAVSGASVAVLGAGFAANTTNVVFTAGSAADDGAVNFNLDGVNISYSAAGLAAADGVALAAALTAAQTAGTISSNYTITDNSDGTVTVERTDGLDINVLNDTDNVAAFEIDGVAGNATSGLIKNSSQKGVVTLTSDQTVTIGGDTSTLASFGLSATSVSATGGIADADVTSFTAAQITIQRADSALTALGTIRSQLGSAQNQLDSTVRNISVTQVNITAAESTIRDVDFAAESATFAKFQVLSQSGSFAMAQANATLQNVLRLLQ; translated from the coding sequence ATGGCTCTTAAAATTAACACCAATATTGCCGCTCTCAATGCCCACCGCAACATGATCAAAACCGACAGTGCGCTGTCACAATCCCTCGAAAGACTCTCTTCCGGCCTGCGGATCAACAAGGCTGCGGATGATGCTTCCGGGATGCAGATTGCCGATTCCCTGAAAGCCCAGGCCATGGGGCTGGGACAGGCGGTTACCAATGCCAATGACGGGATTGCCGTGGTGCAGGTGGCCGACGGGGCGCTGGAAGAATCCATCAACATCGTCAACACCATCCGCACCAAGGCCCTGCAGGCGGCGTCCGACGGCCAGAGTACCGATTCCAGGGCCGCTATTCAGCGTGATGTCAGCAAGCTGTTGGAAGCGATGAATAATATTGCCAACAACACCGCATTTAATGGCCAGACCCTGCTGAAAGGCGACTTCCAGAACAAGTTTTTCCAGGTTGGTGCCTATGCCAATCAAACCGTTTCCGTCAGCATCGCCAATGCCGATGCCAGCCATGTGGGCCGTTTGGCAACGACAAATAGCGGCACCATGGGTACTTCTGTTGTCACTGCCGATCTTGTTGCTGATGCAACACCAGCCACTGGTGAATGGGCAAGCACGGTAGGTGCTGGAGTTACCCTCAACGGCGTCAACCTCGGCGGTTACCTGAGTGCTCAAGGAACTTCTCAACTTTCAGCTAAAGGCCTTGCCGCAGCCATCAACGCTGTCAGTTCAACCACCGGCGTCGATGCAACGGTAGTCACTGAATGGACTGGTACTGGCGCAGTTGCCGCTGGCACTGTTGCCGATGGCGGCATTATTATAAACGGTGTAAGCATAGGTGCTATCAGCGTTTCCACCAATGACGCTTCCGGTACTTTGGAAGCCGCCATTAACGCCCAGACAGGCTCTACCGGGGTTTCGGCTTCCACAGATGCGAGTGGCCTCCTGACTCTGACTGCCGAGGATGGCCGCAACATTGCCGTTTCCGGGGCTTCCGTAGCGGTCTTGGGTGCTGGCTTTGCTGCCAATACCACTAACGTTGTCTTTACTGCCGGTAGTGCTGCTGATGATGGTGCAGTTAATTTCAATCTGGACGGGGTCAATATCTCTTACTCAGCTGCTGGCCTTGCCGCTGCAGATGGAGTAGCATTAGCCGCAGCGTTGACCGCAGCCCAGACAGCCGGAACCATCAGCAGTAATTATACTATTACCGACAATTCAGATGGTACCGTTACTGTCGAACGTACCGACGGCCTTGACATCAATGTTCTCAACGATACTGATAATGTTGCTGCCTTTGAGATTGACGGTGTTGCCGGCAATGCCACATCTGGGCTGATCAAAAACAGCTCCCAAAAGGGTGTTGTAACCTTAACTTCAGATCAGACAGTCACCATTGGCGGTGACACTTCGACACTGGCCAGTTTTGGTTTGTCTGCCACGTCGGTAAGTGCCACGGGTGGCATTGCTGACGCTGACGTTACCAGCTTCACGGCCGCTCAGATCACCATTCAGCGGGCTGACTCGGCTCTGACCGCCCTAGGGACGATTCGTTCCCAGCTGGGTTCGGCGCAGAACCAGCTTGATTCAACGGTACGCAACATCTCCGTAACCCAGGTGAACATCACGGCGGCGGAATCTACCATCCGCGACGTTGACTTCGCGGCGGAAAGCGCCACCTTCGCCAAATTCCAGGTCCTGTCCCAGAGCGGCTCTTTCGCCATGGCCCAGGCCAATGCCACCCTGCAGAACGTTCTGCGTCTCCTGCAGTAA
- the fliD gene encoding flagellar filament capping protein FliD — MAGTITTLGLGSGIDLQGMLEQLKAVDQLPIVRQEARQVEYKAQLTEFDTVNTKLLAVKTAALSLSLNDTFDTKTISSSNETVLTATGSSSATAGSYDLTVTDLARKNSWQSSGVAARDSIIATVPGEFTYTVNGQQSTITVTENMTLEELMTAINEDDNNRGITATVMDDGSGSDAFHLTLVSDETGEENAITLDTNGTDLTFNEIQAAGTLDARFTLNGISYQRSSNSIDDVITGITLSLQDTGSSTVKISADTSTISGKIVSLVEAYNDAMEEIATKSSYDVETGESGLLSGLSTFTTIKSQLNSILFGTIEGLSGDVNSLIELGLDYSQDGTVSINEATLNSALADNLENIKEFFVGSSSGAVEGFADRLDNQLGFLTNYNGLIDNEKARVQSAIDRLDDQMAAANARLTSRYETMARTFAELDKFMSSMEAQGNALNLQIESLSNLLYNNN, encoded by the coding sequence ATGGCAGGAACAATCACAACCCTGGGATTAGGCTCCGGCATTGATCTGCAGGGCATGCTTGAACAGCTGAAAGCCGTTGACCAACTGCCGATCGTCAGGCAGGAAGCCCGGCAGGTGGAATACAAAGCCCAGCTGACCGAATTCGACACGGTCAACACCAAGCTGCTGGCAGTGAAAACTGCTGCTCTGAGCCTCTCCCTCAATGACACCTTTGACACCAAAACAATCAGCAGCAGCAACGAGACGGTGCTCACGGCCACCGGCTCCAGCAGCGCCACGGCTGGCAGCTATGACCTGACAGTCACCGATCTGGCTAGAAAGAACAGCTGGCAGAGCAGCGGCGTGGCCGCCCGGGACAGCATCATCGCCACCGTTCCCGGCGAATTCACCTACACGGTCAACGGCCAGCAGAGTACCATTACGGTCACTGAAAACATGACCCTGGAAGAGCTGATGACCGCCATCAACGAGGATGACAACAACCGTGGCATTACCGCCACGGTCATGGATGACGGCAGCGGCAGCGATGCGTTTCACCTGACCCTGGTCAGCGATGAAACCGGCGAAGAAAACGCCATTACCCTCGACACCAACGGCACCGACCTCACCTTCAATGAGATCCAGGCGGCCGGCACCCTGGATGCCCGCTTTACCCTCAACGGCATCAGCTACCAGCGGAGCAGCAACAGCATCGATGATGTGATCACCGGCATCACCCTGAGCCTGCAGGACACCGGCTCATCAACGGTCAAGATAAGCGCCGACACCAGCACCATCAGCGGCAAAATCGTCTCTCTGGTGGAAGCCTACAATGACGCCATGGAGGAGATTGCCACCAAGTCATCCTATGATGTGGAAACCGGTGAAAGTGGCCTTTTGAGCGGCCTGTCAACCTTCACCACCATCAAATCCCAGTTGAACAGCATCCTTTTTGGCACCATTGAAGGTTTGTCAGGGGATGTCAATTCGCTGATTGAGCTGGGCCTCGACTACAGCCAGGACGGCACGGTGAGCATCAATGAAGCCACCTTGAACAGCGCCCTGGCTGACAATCTGGAAAACATCAAGGAGTTTTTTGTCGGCAGCAGCAGCGGTGCGGTGGAAGGGTTTGCCGACCGGCTGGATAACCAGCTGGGTTTTCTGACCAACTACAACGGTCTGATCGACAATGAAAAGGCCAGGGTCCAGTCGGCCATCGACCGGCTGGATGACCAAATGGCCGCCGCCAATGCCCGGCTCACCTCCCGCTATGAAACCATGGCCAGAACCTTTGCCGAACTGGACAAATTCATGAGCAGCATGGAAGCGCAAGGCAATGCCTTGAACCTCCAGATCGAAAGCCTTTCAAACCTGTTATATAATAACAACTGA
- the fliS gene encoding flagellar export chaperone FliS: MSPREQYRQYQQMEVSTSSDPKKLVLMLYDGCLKFLTIAEQAMKDGDIEKKALHIGKALAIINELNACLDRKLDEEIVPFLDAMYTHMMHKLLEANLTNDPEILRHVYRLVENLRKNWIEHAMAAEKAAPRPAAAPVIEQTQTAKPAPAATYGPSVGSRKALQNAPLSFVI; encoded by the coding sequence ATGTCTCCCAGAGAACAATACAGACAGTACCAGCAGATGGAAGTGAGCACCAGCAGCGACCCGAAGAAGCTTGTCCTGATGCTTTATGACGGCTGCCTCAAGTTTTTGACCATTGCCGAACAGGCCATGAAGGATGGCGATATTGAGAAGAAAGCCCTCCATATCGGCAAGGCCCTGGCAATCATCAACGAACTGAATGCCTGCCTCGACCGGAAACTTGACGAGGAGATTGTACCGTTTCTGGATGCCATGTATACCCACATGATGCATAAACTGCTGGAAGCAAACCTGACCAATGACCCGGAGATCCTGCGGCACGTCTACCGGCTGGTGGAAAATCTGCGGAAAAACTGGATCGAGCATGCCATGGCGGCGGAGAAAGCAGCACCCCGGCCGGCTGCAGCCCCGGTCATAGAGCAAACGCAGACAGCCAAACCGGCACCTGCGGCCACTTACGGCCCGAGCGTCGGCAGTCGCAAAGCCCTGCAGAACGCGCCCCTTTCCTTTGTCATTTAA